One Agrococcus jenensis genomic region harbors:
- a CDS encoding sensor histidine kinase — protein sequence MDMTRSRRLAERWWPAPIAAIVFLANLLTRFGEPLLMLAILVLCLALAVARVVPLQAFCVAALGAVLAPLAGETSTGWVLLAFALAVGLLASWGVEPLRWRLLLGIPVAATAAAALILLGLRAEASIGSSSVASWAAGYAWAFAVVAWAAVVGARALRDYLRVESAKQQAVARTTVVESELRDERLRADLTHDFHDVMAHSLAVLAAQAEGLRLSHRQHPERIDPVLTTISDTARLALVEVRQLLERVDEDDRRPQATSADIPGLVAQLRSAGPTVALQDVGTHGHLARVADIAAYRIVQESLTNALRHGGADVEVSVSLTWTGPGLTIVVSSPIRDRAALRPAGRGIAGMLERARLAGGSLEVDAEGDRFVVSAHLPYSPVSDAPTPPLSEDQLATLPVPVQRRPEDVVAPWIVEASRRYEQRHPRQPAADWSQATTVDLTPVPPSDGRVTNPMPGPDAAPRPDVAPEPERA from the coding sequence ATGGACATGACCCGGAGCCGTCGGCTCGCCGAGCGCTGGTGGCCCGCACCCATCGCCGCGATCGTCTTCCTCGCGAACCTGCTGACGCGCTTCGGGGAGCCCCTGCTCATGCTCGCGATCCTCGTGCTGTGCCTCGCGCTCGCCGTCGCGCGCGTCGTCCCCCTGCAGGCGTTCTGCGTCGCCGCGCTCGGCGCCGTGCTCGCCCCGCTCGCCGGGGAGACGAGCACGGGATGGGTGCTGCTCGCCTTCGCGCTCGCGGTCGGCCTGCTCGCGAGCTGGGGCGTCGAGCCGCTGCGCTGGCGGCTGCTGCTCGGCATCCCGGTGGCGGCGACGGCCGCTGCGGCGCTCATCCTGCTCGGCCTGCGGGCCGAGGCGAGCATCGGCTCCTCCTCGGTCGCGAGCTGGGCGGCCGGGTACGCGTGGGCCTTCGCCGTCGTGGCGTGGGCGGCGGTCGTCGGCGCTCGCGCGCTGCGCGACTACCTGCGGGTGGAGTCCGCGAAGCAGCAGGCCGTCGCCCGCACGACCGTCGTCGAGTCGGAGCTGCGCGACGAGCGGCTGCGCGCCGACCTCACCCATGACTTCCACGACGTCATGGCCCACTCCCTCGCCGTGCTCGCCGCCCAGGCCGAGGGGCTGCGGCTCAGCCACCGCCAGCATCCCGAGCGCATCGACCCGGTGCTGACGACGATCAGCGACACCGCGCGGCTCGCCCTCGTCGAGGTGCGGCAGCTGCTCGAGCGCGTCGACGAGGACGACAGGCGACCGCAGGCGACGAGCGCCGACATCCCGGGGCTCGTCGCGCAGCTGCGCTCCGCCGGTCCCACCGTCGCGCTGCAGGACGTCGGCACGCACGGGCACCTCGCCCGCGTGGCCGACATCGCCGCGTACCGCATCGTGCAGGAGAGCCTCACGAACGCGCTGCGCCACGGCGGCGCGGACGTCGAGGTCTCCGTCTCGCTCACCTGGACCGGCCCGGGGCTCACGATCGTGGTCTCCTCCCCCATCCGCGACCGCGCCGCCCTGCGACCCGCCGGGCGCGGGATCGCCGGCATGCTCGAGCGGGCGCGGCTGGCGGGCGGCTCGCTCGAGGTCGATGCGGAGGGCGATCGCTTCGTGGTGAGCGCGCACCTGCCGTACTCGCCCGTCAGCGACGCCCCGACCCCGCCCCTCAGCGAGGACCAGCTCGCCACGCTGCCCGTGCCGGTGCAGCGGCGACCCGAGGATGTCGTGGCGCCCTGGATCGTGGAGGCCTCGCGGCGCTATGAGCAGCGCCACCCGCGGCAGCCGGCCGCCGACTGGTCGCAGGCGACGACGGTGGACCTGACGCCCGTGCCGCCGTCGGACGGCAGGGTCACCAACCCGATGCCGGGACCGGACGCAGCGCCGCGACCGGATGTGGCACCGGAACCGGAGCGCGCGTGA
- a CDS encoding response regulator → MIRLLLVDDQELFLQGLSMILESQDGLEVVGTALDGAQAVERARELQPDVVLMDIRMPVLDGVAATAAIRRASAEPPHIIVLTTIRHDRAVVDALRAGASGFLLKDARPEFLVQSIRAVVDGQQVIAPAETFDLLRAFAPVRPAPDTSVLEPLTDRERELFALAARGLSNADIAQQLWVAETTVKTHMRAILAKLGVASRVQLIALAYEHRLIEA, encoded by the coding sequence GTGATCCGGCTGCTGCTCGTCGACGACCAGGAGCTCTTCCTGCAGGGGCTGTCGATGATCCTCGAGAGTCAGGACGGGCTCGAGGTCGTCGGCACCGCGCTCGACGGCGCGCAGGCGGTCGAGCGGGCGCGCGAGCTGCAGCCCGACGTCGTGCTCATGGACATCCGCATGCCGGTGCTCGACGGCGTCGCGGCGACCGCCGCCATCCGCCGGGCCTCGGCCGAGCCGCCGCACATCATCGTCCTCACCACCATCCGGCACGATCGCGCGGTGGTGGATGCGCTCCGCGCGGGGGCGAGCGGGTTCCTGCTGAAGGACGCGCGACCGGAGTTCCTCGTGCAGTCGATCCGGGCGGTCGTCGACGGTCAGCAGGTGATCGCGCCCGCCGAGACCTTCGACCTGCTGCGAGCGTTCGCACCGGTGCGGCCGGCACCCGACACCAGCGTGCTCGAGCCGCTCACCGACCGGGAGCGCGAGCTCTTCGCGCTCGCCGCGCGCGGGCTCTCGAACGCCGACATCGCGCAGCAGCTGTGGGTGGCGGAGACGACGGTGAAGACCCATATGCGCGCGATCCTCGCGAAGCTCGGCGTCGCGTCCCGCGTGCAGCTCATCGCACTCGCCTACGAGCACCGCCTCATCGAGGCGTAG
- a CDS encoding FadR/GntR family transcriptional regulator, with the protein MPPASASSTLTAQVQRSILDLIEADGLEPGQSLPSTAALSERFEVSRPVVREALSALHATGVVELMNGRNAIVRQLDDHLISLFLTRALQATGEPLAALMEVRAPLEIQAARLAAERATPDARAELVDEVHRMAALADDRDAYALADLDLHRSIADLAGNPALLWFTGAVRHRVYEAIVQVRQHREEHGLLGIEHEQHEAIATAIAAGDAPAAESAMREHMASVAGIVAAIESPGR; encoded by the coding sequence ATGCCACCAGCCTCCGCCTCGAGCACGCTCACCGCGCAGGTGCAGCGCTCCATCCTCGACCTCATCGAGGCCGACGGGCTCGAGCCGGGGCAGTCGCTGCCGTCCACGGCCGCGCTGAGCGAGCGCTTCGAGGTCTCGCGGCCGGTGGTGCGCGAGGCGCTGAGCGCGCTGCACGCCACCGGCGTCGTCGAGCTCATGAACGGCCGCAACGCGATCGTCCGGCAGCTCGACGACCACCTCATCTCGCTCTTCCTGACGCGCGCGCTGCAGGCGACCGGCGAGCCGCTCGCCGCGCTCATGGAGGTGCGCGCGCCGCTCGAGATCCAGGCCGCCCGCCTCGCCGCCGAGCGGGCGACGCCCGACGCGCGGGCGGAGCTCGTCGACGAGGTGCACCGGATGGCCGCGCTCGCCGACGACCGCGACGCCTACGCGCTCGCCGACCTCGACCTGCACCGCAGCATCGCCGACCTCGCCGGCAACCCGGCGCTGCTGTGGTTCACGGGCGCCGTGCGCCACCGCGTCTACGAGGCGATCGTGCAGGTGCGCCAGCACCGCGAGGAGCACGGGCTGCTCGGCATCGAGCACGAGCAGCACGAGGCGATCGCGACGGCCATCGCCGCAGGCGACGCGCCCGCCGCCGAGTCCGCCATGCGCGAGCACATGGCGTCGGTCGCGGGCATCGTCGCGGCGATCGAGTCGCCCGGCCGCTGA
- a CDS encoding ABC transporter substrate-binding protein produces the protein MNRTAHRRLLGGLAAGAAFALLLTGCQSQRDDGDPAASEPGAASDVDSTFVFGSSSDPSGLDPAFASDGETFRISRQIFEGLVGVEPGTADPAPLLAESWESTEDGLSYTFALKSGVTFHDGTPFDAEAVCANFDRWYNWTGLTATESLSYYYGSLYGGFAGDENALYESCSADDESTATINLTRPFSGFIASLSLPAFSMQSPTALEEYGADEVGGSEEAPEYSEYGEAHPTGTGPFVFESWSPGNEVVLAANPEYWGEQGQVQEIVFRVIDESTARRQALEAGDIDGYDLVAPADTAALEDAGFNVMQRDPFTVLYLGFNQTVPELQDVRVRQAIAHAIDRESLVTQVLPEGTEVASQFIPPVVNGYNEGVTDYAYDPEAARELLAEAGFADGLELTFNYPVNISRPYMPNPEQIFTALSSQLAEVGITVNPVADEWTDYLDRMRGTSDHGIHLLGWTGDYNDTDNFVGVFFNGYSNEWGFENPELFSALTEARQIPTPEEAASTYEEINEQIAQFVPGVPLAHPAPSLAFDPRVTSYPASPVNDEVFNMIELSE, from the coding sequence GTGAACCGAACCGCACACCGGCGACTCCTCGGGGGTCTCGCGGCAGGCGCAGCATTCGCGCTCCTGCTCACCGGCTGCCAGAGCCAGCGAGACGACGGCGATCCCGCAGCATCAGAGCCGGGAGCAGCCAGCGACGTCGACTCGACGTTCGTCTTCGGCTCGTCGAGCGATCCCTCCGGCCTCGACCCCGCGTTCGCATCCGACGGCGAGACCTTCCGCATCTCGCGCCAGATCTTCGAGGGCCTCGTCGGCGTCGAGCCCGGCACGGCCGACCCGGCCCCGCTGCTCGCCGAGAGCTGGGAGTCGACCGAGGACGGCCTCTCCTACACGTTCGCGCTCAAGAGCGGCGTGACGTTCCACGACGGCACCCCGTTCGACGCCGAGGCCGTCTGCGCCAACTTCGACCGCTGGTACAACTGGACCGGCCTCACGGCGACCGAGAGCCTCTCCTACTACTACGGCTCGCTCTACGGCGGATTCGCCGGCGACGAGAACGCGCTCTACGAGTCCTGCTCCGCCGATGACGAGAGCACGGCGACGATCAACCTGACGCGTCCGTTCTCCGGCTTCATCGCCTCCCTCTCGCTCCCGGCCTTCTCGATGCAGAGCCCGACGGCGCTCGAGGAGTACGGCGCCGATGAGGTCGGCGGCTCGGAGGAGGCACCCGAGTACAGCGAGTACGGCGAGGCGCACCCGACGGGCACCGGCCCGTTCGTGTTCGAGTCGTGGTCGCCCGGCAACGAGGTCGTCCTCGCGGCGAACCCCGAGTACTGGGGCGAGCAGGGCCAGGTCCAGGAGATCGTCTTCCGCGTCATCGACGAGTCGACCGCGCGCCGCCAGGCGCTCGAGGCCGGCGACATCGACGGCTACGACCTCGTCGCACCGGCCGACACCGCCGCGCTCGAGGACGCCGGCTTCAACGTCATGCAGCGCGACCCGTTCACGGTGCTCTACCTCGGCTTCAACCAGACCGTGCCGGAGCTCCAGGACGTGCGCGTCCGCCAGGCCATCGCGCACGCGATCGACCGCGAGTCGCTCGTGACGCAGGTGCTCCCCGAGGGCACCGAGGTCGCGTCGCAGTTCATCCCGCCGGTCGTCAACGGCTACAACGAGGGTGTCACCGACTACGCGTACGACCCCGAGGCCGCGCGCGAGCTGCTGGCCGAGGCCGGCTTCGCCGATGGCCTCGAGCTGACGTTCAACTACCCGGTGAACATCTCGCGCCCGTACATGCCGAACCCGGAGCAGATCTTCACGGCGCTGTCGTCGCAGCTCGCGGAGGTCGGCATCACGGTGAACCCCGTCGCCGACGAGTGGACGGACTACCTCGACCGCATGCGCGGCACGTCCGACCACGGCATCCACCTGCTCGGCTGGACCGGCGACTACAACGACACCGACAACTTCGTCGGCGTCTTCTTCAACGGCTACTCGAACGAGTGGGGCTTCGAGAACCCGGAGCTGTTCTCGGCGCTCACCGAGGCTCGGCAGATCCCGACCCCGGAGGAGGCCGCGAGCACGTACGAGGAGATCAACGAGCAGATCGCGCAGTTCGTGCCCGGTGTGCCGCTCGCGCACCCCGCGCCGTCGCTCGCGTTCGACCCGCGTGTCACGTCGTACCCGGCCAGCCCCGTCAACGACGAGGTGTTCAACATGATCGAGCTGAGCGAGTAG